Proteins co-encoded in one Ponticoccus alexandrii genomic window:
- a CDS encoding class 1 fructose-bisphosphatase codes for MDSPLACAADATITAPVLAQYLQQQGTERELARLIEAIAEGSVAVALRLAQGRLTGDPTAVVGTNESGDKQKALDMAAHDHFLALFKGLSVRSVLSEEADAVETLNPEGQFDIAMDPIDGSGSIGIGAPLGALFAIFPAGETFLRKGREMVAACYVSFGHSVDFGFSTGRGVAIAALDPVSGMYHVDAPDVRVKPETATVAFNASNHRRWPDPLRGYIDGLIAGKDGPRGKDFNMRWIAAAVGDLHRILRQGGVFMYPADTRPAYTEGFLRLAYEAFPIAFLIEQAGGIASDGTGPILDRVPEHLHDRTPLFFGSTGEMTALLDTLNR; via the coding sequence ATGGATTCGCCACTGGCTTGCGCGGCAGACGCGACGATCACGGCCCCGGTTCTGGCGCAGTACCTGCAACAGCAGGGGACAGAGCGCGAGCTGGCCCGCCTGATCGAAGCGATTGCCGAGGGCAGCGTCGCGGTCGCCCTGCGTCTGGCGCAGGGGCGTCTGACCGGCGACCCGACCGCCGTGGTGGGCACGAACGAATCCGGCGACAAGCAGAAGGCGCTGGACATGGCGGCGCACGACCACTTCCTTGCGCTGTTCAAGGGCTTGTCCGTGCGCAGCGTCCTGTCGGAAGAGGCTGATGCGGTCGAGACCCTGAACCCCGAGGGCCAGTTCGACATCGCCATGGACCCGATTGACGGTTCGGGCAGCATCGGCATCGGGGCGCCCCTTGGCGCGCTGTTTGCGATCTTTCCGGCGGGCGAGACCTTCCTGCGCAAAGGGCGCGAGATGGTCGCCGCCTGCTACGTCTCTTTCGGGCACAGCGTCGATTTCGGCTTCTCGACGGGGCGGGGCGTGGCGATTGCCGCGCTCGACCCGGTCAGCGGCATGTACCACGTCGACGCGCCCGATGTGCGGGTGAAGCCCGAGACCGCGACCGTGGCCTTCAACGCCTCGAACCACCGGCGCTGGCCGGACCCCCTGCGCGGCTACATCGACGGGCTGATCGCGGGCAAGGACGGCCCACGCGGCAAGGATTTCAACATGCGCTGGATTGCGGCGGCGGTGGGCGACCTGCACCGCATCCTGCGGCAGGGCGGCGTCTTCATGTACCCCGCCGACACACGCCCGGCCTATACCGAAGGCTTTTTGCGCCTCGCCTACGAGGCCTTCCCCATCGCCTTCCTGATCGAACAGGCGGGCGGCATCGCCTCGGACGGCACCGGCCCGATCCTCGACCGTGTGCCGGAACACCTGCACGACCGCACCCCCCTGTTCTTCGGCAGCACCGGCGAGATGACCGCGCTGCTCGACACCCTCAACCGCTAG
- a CDS encoding DeoR/GlpR family DNA-binding transcription regulator yields MKRDDRQQAIMDLLVSDGEVELDALADRFAVSRMTIHRDLDELEGAGLLRKIRGGATIASGTRFESDFRLRERQGEPAKTAMAEAALALIEPGMTVMINDGSMAAILGRMCVARRPLTVITNNAAVLDALRGEAGITLIALGGTYSAKFNAFLGKVAEDAMARLRADICFISSPAVSGLEVFHMDDDVLRVKRAMIDAATARVLLVNHTRFGHAALHRLAGLDEFDHIITDRAPARDAADALARAGLTLTLADKDQAA; encoded by the coding sequence GTGAAACGCGACGACCGACAACAGGCGATCATGGACCTTCTGGTCTCTGACGGAGAGGTGGAGCTCGATGCCCTCGCCGACCGCTTCGCCGTGTCCCGCATGACCATTCACCGCGACCTCGACGAGCTGGAAGGCGCGGGCCTGCTGCGCAAGATCCGGGGCGGGGCGACCATCGCCTCGGGCACCCGCTTCGAAAGCGACTTCCGCCTGCGCGAGCGGCAGGGCGAACCCGCCAAGACCGCCATGGCCGAGGCCGCGCTGGCCCTGATAGAGCCGGGCATGACCGTGATGATCAACGACGGCTCGATGGCCGCGATCCTCGGGCGCATGTGCGTGGCCCGGCGCCCGCTGACGGTGATCACCAACAATGCCGCCGTGCTGGACGCGCTGCGCGGAGAGGCGGGGATCACGCTGATTGCGCTGGGTGGCACCTATTCGGCGAAGTTCAACGCCTTCCTCGGCAAGGTGGCCGAGGATGCCATGGCGCGGCTGCGCGCCGACATCTGCTTCATCTCGTCGCCCGCCGTGTCCGGGCTTGAAGTGTTTCACATGGATGATGACGTCCTGCGGGTGAAGCGGGCGATGATCGACGCCGCCACGGCCCGCGTCCTGCTGGTGAACCATACGCGCTTTGGCCACGCCGCCCTGCACCGGCTGGCGGGGCTGGACGAGTTCGACCACATCATCACCGACCGCGCGCCTGCCCGCGATGCCGCTGACGCATTGGCCCGCGCCGGTCTGACCCTGACCCTCGCAGACAAGGACCAAGCCGCATGA